A genomic segment from Sorangium aterium encodes:
- a CDS encoding CBS domain-containing protein gives MGEQHVSEQASEEQHHAFMRALLDDVEALERLLREDRIESGVRRIGAEQEMFLVDRALRPAPLALEVLERAADDRLTTELARFNLEANLTPLPFGGDCLRRLEAELSEVIGRAAEAARSAGADVLLTGILPTLRAGDLRLENLTPAPRYHELNRALLRLRQGDFRVSIHGLDELEMTHDNILLESCNTSFQVHLQVGAREFTSLYNLAQAVTAPVLAAAVNSPLLLGQRLWHETRIALFETSVDTRPTALEGRQHRPRVHFGDGWVQGGVLDLFREDIARFRVVMTAETGEPPAAVLARGEVPDLKALRVHNGTVYRWNRPCYGTLAGVAHLRIESRALPSGPTVLDEVANAAFFFGLMSGLAAEHPRIDLEMPFEDAKANFFAAARHGLKAQLTWIGGRSLPAPELLLSHLLPAARAGLSAAGIDAADIDRYLGVVEERVRRGQTGAQWALGSLASMAGRGTPELRNRALCAAMLARQQEEARGGGAGRPVHAWEPATLEDDQDLVRDSYRTVGQFMSTDLFTVRPTDIVDFAASVMDWRHVRHVPVEDEQGRLVGVVSHRALLRLVARGAAAAPSGSASPTVASIMRPDPVTVAPDTPTLEAMRIMREHRVGCLPVVAGERLVGIVTERDLLDVSAALLEAFLREA, from the coding sequence ATGGGCGAGCAGCACGTCTCCGAGCAGGCGAGCGAGGAGCAGCACCACGCGTTCATGCGGGCGCTGCTCGACGACGTGGAGGCGCTCGAGCGCCTCCTCCGGGAGGATCGCATCGAGTCCGGCGTGCGCCGCATCGGCGCCGAGCAGGAGATGTTCCTCGTCGATCGCGCGCTCCGGCCCGCGCCGCTCGCGCTGGAGGTGCTCGAGCGGGCCGCCGATGACCGGCTCACGACCGAGCTCGCTCGCTTCAACCTGGAGGCGAACCTCACCCCCCTCCCGTTCGGCGGCGACTGCCTGCGGCGGCTCGAGGCCGAGCTCTCGGAGGTCATCGGGCGGGCCGCCGAGGCCGCGCGCTCCGCCGGCGCCGACGTCCTGCTCACGGGCATCCTCCCCACCCTGCGCGCCGGCGACCTCCGCCTCGAGAACCTCACGCCGGCGCCTCGCTACCACGAGCTCAACCGCGCGCTCCTGCGGCTGCGCCAGGGCGACTTCCGAGTCTCGATCCACGGGCTCGACGAGCTCGAGATGACCCACGACAACATCCTGCTCGAGTCGTGCAACACGAGCTTCCAGGTCCACCTCCAGGTCGGGGCGCGAGAGTTCACGTCGCTCTACAACCTCGCGCAGGCGGTGACCGCGCCCGTCCTCGCCGCCGCGGTCAACTCGCCGCTGCTCCTCGGGCAGCGGCTCTGGCACGAGACGCGGATCGCCCTCTTCGAGACGTCGGTCGACACCCGCCCGACCGCGCTCGAGGGCCGGCAGCACAGGCCCCGCGTCCACTTCGGAGACGGCTGGGTGCAGGGCGGCGTGCTCGATCTCTTCCGCGAGGACATCGCGCGGTTCCGCGTGGTCATGACCGCCGAGACCGGCGAGCCCCCCGCGGCCGTGCTCGCGCGCGGGGAGGTGCCGGACCTCAAGGCCCTGCGGGTCCACAACGGCACCGTTTACCGCTGGAACCGCCCCTGTTACGGGACTCTGGCCGGGGTCGCGCACCTGCGCATCGAGAGCCGCGCGCTGCCCTCGGGGCCCACGGTCCTCGACGAGGTCGCGAACGCCGCCTTCTTCTTCGGCCTCATGTCCGGCCTCGCCGCCGAGCACCCGCGCATCGACCTCGAGATGCCGTTCGAGGACGCCAAGGCGAACTTCTTCGCGGCGGCCCGCCACGGCCTCAAGGCGCAGCTCACGTGGATCGGCGGCCGGAGCCTCCCTGCCCCGGAGCTCCTCCTCTCGCACCTGCTCCCCGCCGCCCGGGCGGGCCTCTCGGCCGCGGGCATCGACGCCGCCGACATCGACCGGTACCTCGGCGTCGTCGAGGAGCGGGTCCGCCGCGGCCAGACGGGCGCGCAGTGGGCGCTCGGCTCGCTCGCGTCCATGGCCGGGCGGGGCACCCCGGAGCTGCGGAACCGCGCCCTCTGCGCGGCGATGCTGGCCCGCCAGCAGGAGGAGGCCCGGGGCGGCGGGGCGGGGCGCCCGGTGCACGCGTGGGAGCCCGCCACGCTCGAAGACGACCAGGACCTCGTGCGCGACAGCTACCGGACCGTGGGCCAGTTCATGTCGACCGATCTGTTCACGGTGCGGCCCACCGACATCGTCGACTTCGCCGCGAGCGTCATGGACTGGCGGCACGTGCGCCACGTCCCGGTCGAGGACGAGCAGGGCCGGCTCGTCGGCGTCGTCTCCCACCGCGCGCTGCTCCGGCTCGTCGCCCGCGGCGCCGCGGCGGCGCCGAGCGGATCCGCGTCGCCCACGGTGGCGTCCATCATGCGGCCCGACCCCGTGACCGTCGCGCCGGACACGCCGACGCTGGAGGCGATGCGGATCATGCGCGAGCACCGCGTCGGCTGCCTGCCCGTCGTCGCGGGCGAGCGGCTTGTGGGCATCGTGACGGAGCGCGATCTCCTCGACGTCTCGGCGGCGCTGCTCGAGGCCTTCCTGCGCGAGGC
- a CDS encoding lamin tail domain-containing protein: MPHSSARFARRMAVRVVLLLFNGCGDDAAGVRFGVCTDGVVDEGEACDDGNTAEGDGCSPTCQREEPAAPRCGDGALDPGEACDDSDTAAGDGCSAACEIEVPPRCGDGALDPGEQCDDGNVATGDGCEIDCTKTPAEETVCEELSPLPQGTCEVVAGAGATLIRGVVLAPGRVYRGGRVLVDERGAIACVGCDCEAAGATEITCPSGVVSPALINTHDHITYTQNSPYTPTEERYEHRHDWRTGNNKHTRIDAPGMASQAQIRWGELRFLMGGATSIVGSGSAPGLLRNLDRADQEGLGQKAVHFDTFPLDDTGGREIVSGCGYSADMVTGEDVEGEDAYCPHVAEGIEASARNEFVCLKTKPNDVLEPQSAFIHGIGLTAPDYAAMAAEGTALIWSPRSNITLYGDTAVVTAAARLGVQIALGTDWIATGSMNLLRELRCAAALNEAYYDGFFTDEELWRMVTGSAAAVTATDDVIGALSTGKVADIAIFDGRERESHRAVVAADPEDVVLVMRGGKVLYGDAAVVSALRGADACDAVEVCGASKQVCLRDEIGMTLEDLERQTGEIYPAFFCGEPEREPLCTPSRAESAPRNASVNGSTVYTGQPTDADLDGDGIENGADDCPSVFNPIRPLDNGVQADFDGDGDGDACDACPLDAGSSLCSPPDPNDADNDGIENGADDCPSLQNPDQADADGDGKGDPCDLCPDQANAGALGCTVAIYDIKDGTRAEGETVALEDVLVTGKHASGFFVQAKPGDPGYAGPAYSGVYVYSPQNTVLVGDRVRIPSAVIASYFGQIQLGSAVVEVIASLGEAAPAPELVAPADIATGGARAAALEGVLVEVEDVTVIGLDTRYHEFVVTGDLCVDDLLYRSSPFPAEGQHFASIRGVLTHRNDDSKVEPRGVDDLVTTLGAEAATAGLVINEVDYDQPGGDGAEFIEIYNGTGAPVDLTGHALVLVDGSSSAPSAYRTLDLSSAGTLAAGQYLVVGSTAVVGTDTMPGVVAKGAVTIAFSGAQTDRMQNGASDGIALMNTMTGAVIDALSYEGSITAVTIGSASVSLVEGDALPATVADGGTAAGSLCRLPDGTDTNQAAVDWALSATITPGAANVP, encoded by the coding sequence ATGCCTCACAGCTCGGCGCGCTTCGCGCGGCGGATGGCCGTGCGCGTGGTCCTTTTGCTCTTCAATGGCTGCGGGGACGACGCCGCGGGCGTTCGCTTCGGCGTCTGCACCGACGGCGTGGTCGACGAGGGCGAGGCGTGCGACGACGGCAATACCGCGGAGGGCGACGGCTGCTCGCCGACGTGCCAGCGTGAGGAGCCAGCGGCGCCCCGCTGCGGCGACGGCGCGCTCGACCCGGGCGAGGCGTGTGACGACAGCGACACGGCGGCCGGGGACGGCTGCTCGGCGGCGTGCGAGATCGAGGTGCCCCCGCGCTGCGGCGACGGCGCCCTCGATCCGGGGGAGCAGTGCGACGACGGGAACGTCGCGACGGGCGACGGCTGCGAGATCGATTGCACGAAGACGCCGGCCGAGGAGACCGTCTGCGAGGAGCTTTCGCCGCTCCCGCAGGGGACGTGCGAGGTGGTCGCCGGCGCGGGCGCGACGCTGATCCGGGGCGTCGTGCTGGCCCCGGGCAGGGTGTACCGGGGCGGGCGGGTGCTCGTGGACGAGCGGGGCGCGATCGCGTGCGTCGGCTGCGATTGCGAGGCGGCGGGCGCGACGGAGATCACGTGCCCGAGCGGGGTCGTCTCCCCGGCGCTCATCAACACGCACGATCACATCACGTACACGCAGAACAGCCCGTATACCCCGACCGAGGAGCGCTATGAGCACCGCCACGACTGGCGCACCGGCAACAACAAGCACACGAGGATCGACGCGCCAGGCATGGCGAGCCAGGCGCAGATCCGCTGGGGCGAGCTCCGCTTCCTGATGGGCGGCGCGACCTCGATCGTCGGCTCGGGGAGCGCGCCAGGGCTCCTCAGGAACCTGGACCGGGCCGACCAGGAGGGCCTGGGCCAGAAGGCGGTCCATTTCGACACGTTCCCGCTCGACGACACGGGCGGCCGCGAGATCGTGAGCGGCTGCGGCTACTCGGCCGACATGGTGACGGGGGAGGACGTCGAGGGGGAAGACGCCTATTGCCCGCATGTCGCCGAGGGGATCGAGGCGTCGGCGCGCAACGAGTTCGTCTGCCTGAAGACAAAGCCGAACGACGTGCTCGAGCCGCAGAGCGCGTTCATCCACGGGATCGGCCTGACCGCGCCCGACTACGCGGCGATGGCGGCGGAGGGCACGGCGCTCATCTGGTCTCCCCGCTCCAACATCACGCTCTACGGCGACACCGCCGTGGTCACCGCCGCCGCCCGCCTCGGGGTGCAGATCGCGCTCGGCACCGACTGGATCGCGACCGGGTCGATGAACCTCCTGCGGGAGCTCCGGTGCGCGGCGGCGCTCAACGAGGCGTACTACGACGGCTTCTTCACCGACGAGGAGCTGTGGAGGATGGTCACCGGGAGCGCCGCCGCGGTCACCGCGACGGACGACGTGATCGGCGCGCTGTCCACGGGGAAGGTCGCCGACATCGCGATCTTCGACGGCAGAGAGCGCGAGAGCCACCGCGCTGTCGTCGCCGCCGATCCCGAGGACGTCGTCCTCGTGATGCGCGGCGGAAAGGTCCTGTACGGCGACGCGGCCGTGGTGTCCGCGCTCCGGGGCGCGGACGCGTGCGACGCGGTCGAGGTGTGCGGCGCGTCGAAGCAGGTCTGTCTGCGGGACGAGATCGGGATGACGCTGGAGGACCTCGAGCGGCAGACGGGCGAGATCTATCCGGCCTTCTTCTGCGGCGAGCCCGAGCGCGAGCCGCTCTGCACCCCGTCGCGCGCGGAGAGCGCGCCCCGGAACGCCTCGGTGAACGGCTCGACCGTCTACACCGGGCAGCCGACGGACGCGGATCTCGACGGCGACGGCATCGAGAACGGCGCGGACGATTGCCCGAGCGTCTTCAACCCGATCCGGCCGCTCGACAACGGGGTCCAGGCCGACTTCGACGGCGACGGCGACGGTGACGCCTGCGACGCGTGCCCGCTCGACGCCGGCAGCTCGCTCTGCTCGCCGCCGGACCCGAACGACGCCGACAACGATGGCATCGAGAACGGCGCGGACGACTGCCCGAGCCTCCAGAACCCCGATCAGGCCGACGCGGACGGCGACGGCAAGGGCGATCCGTGCGACCTGTGCCCGGACCAGGCGAACGCAGGGGCCCTGGGCTGCACGGTGGCGATCTACGATATCAAGGACGGCACGCGCGCGGAGGGCGAGACGGTGGCCCTGGAGGACGTGCTCGTGACCGGGAAGCACGCGAGCGGCTTCTTCGTCCAGGCGAAGCCAGGGGACCCGGGGTACGCGGGGCCGGCGTACTCCGGCGTCTACGTGTACAGCCCGCAGAACACCGTGCTGGTGGGCGATCGCGTGCGGATCCCGAGCGCGGTGATCGCGAGTTACTTCGGGCAGATCCAGCTCGGGTCCGCCGTGGTCGAGGTGATCGCGTCGCTCGGCGAGGCGGCGCCGGCCCCGGAGCTCGTCGCGCCGGCCGACATCGCGACGGGCGGCGCGCGCGCTGCCGCGCTCGAGGGGGTCCTCGTCGAGGTGGAGGACGTCACGGTGATCGGGCTCGATACGAGATATCATGAGTTCGTCGTCACAGGCGATCTGTGCGTGGACGACCTCCTGTACCGGTCGAGCCCCTTCCCGGCGGAAGGCCAGCATTTCGCGAGCATCCGCGGCGTCCTCACCCACCGGAACGACGACTCGAAGGTCGAGCCGCGCGGCGTCGATGACCTCGTGACGACCCTCGGGGCGGAGGCCGCGACGGCAGGGCTCGTGATCAACGAGGTGGATTATGATCAGCCGGGCGGCGATGGGGCCGAGTTCATCGAGATCTACAATGGTACCGGCGCGCCCGTGGATCTCACGGGCCATGCGCTCGTGCTGGTCGATGGATCCAGCAGCGCGCCCTCCGCCTACAGGACGCTCGATCTGAGCTCCGCCGGCACGCTCGCGGCTGGCCAGTACCTCGTCGTCGGCAGCACGGCGGTGGTCGGCACCGACACCATGCCTGGCGTCGTGGCGAAAGGTGCGGTGACGATCGCGTTCTCTGGCGCGCAGACCGACCGGATGCAGAACGGGGCTTCCGACGGGATCGCGCTGATGAACACCATGACAGGGGCCGTGATCGACGCGCTCTCCTACGAGGGGAGCATCACCGCCGTCACGATCGGGAGCGCCAGCGTGAGCCTCGTCGAAGGCGACGCGTTGCCGGCCACCGTGGCGGACGGCGGCACGGCGGCTGGCTCGCTCTGCCGCCTGCCCGACGGGACGGACACGAACCAGGCCGCCGTCGACTGGGCGCTCTCCGCGACGATCACCCCTGGTGCGGCGAACGTGCCGTGA
- a CDS encoding tetratricopeptide repeat protein: protein MRARSSVSGTATIAFALALALAATARAADVDPATMNAARALAEEGLDLFDKGQYAAALDKFGRADQLIQAPTIDLYAARCLEQLGRLIEASERYLQVSRTSLDASASDVFKAAVADAGKAYDDLKPRIPRLAVGVRGAPEREVQITIDGKPMPPALVGVSQPVDPGKHVVEAVWTGRVVRREVALQERQEAAVTLEFPVGVRPPIVLPPPAGPAPGTTQRVLGWTAVGTGAAALVAGGVTFGITSALRSDLIDLGCTEDVVCPDTPKTRDKLGSYNDMRLVPAPAFIVGGALAAGGVALLLTAPSAAAKPKGAAVLPWISPWGAGIAGVF, encoded by the coding sequence ATGCGCGCGCGATCGAGCGTCTCGGGCACCGCCACCATCGCGTTCGCGCTCGCGCTCGCGCTCGCGGCCACCGCGCGGGCGGCCGACGTCGACCCCGCCACCATGAACGCCGCCCGGGCCCTCGCCGAGGAGGGCCTCGACCTCTTCGACAAGGGCCAGTATGCGGCGGCGCTCGACAAGTTCGGGCGCGCGGACCAGCTGATCCAGGCGCCGACGATCGACCTCTATGCCGCGCGGTGCCTCGAGCAGCTCGGGCGCCTCATCGAGGCCTCCGAGCGCTACCTGCAAGTGAGCCGCACCTCGCTCGATGCCTCGGCCAGCGACGTCTTCAAGGCCGCTGTCGCCGACGCCGGGAAAGCGTACGACGATCTCAAGCCACGAATCCCCAGGCTCGCTGTGGGGGTGCGCGGCGCCCCAGAGCGCGAGGTGCAGATCACCATCGACGGTAAGCCGATGCCGCCGGCGCTGGTGGGGGTCAGCCAGCCTGTCGATCCTGGCAAGCACGTCGTCGAGGCCGTGTGGACGGGGCGTGTCGTCCGGCGGGAGGTCGCGCTGCAGGAGCGGCAGGAGGCGGCGGTCACGCTCGAGTTCCCCGTCGGTGTCCGCCCGCCCATCGTCCTCCCCCCGCCTGCCGGCCCGGCGCCGGGGACCACGCAGCGCGTGCTCGGCTGGACCGCCGTCGGCACGGGCGCCGCGGCGCTCGTGGCCGGTGGCGTCACGTTCGGCATCACGAGCGCGCTGCGCAGCGATCTGATCGACCTCGGGTGCACCGAGGACGTCGTGTGCCCGGACACGCCGAAGACGCGCGACAAGCTGGGCTCGTACAACGACATGCGCCTCGTCCCTGCGCCGGCGTTCATCGTGGGCGGGGCGCTCGCCGCGGGCGGCGTCGCGCTGCTCCTCACCGCACCGTCGGCGGCGGCGAAGCCCAAGGGCGCAGCGGTCCTTCCATGGATATCGCCGTGGGGTGCCGGGATCGCGGGGGTGTTTTGA
- a CDS encoding serine/threonine-protein kinase — protein MTTNAFALEGQVLVGRYRLLRPLSSGSMGTVWRADDLTLGSPVAIKMLGPLYAKDETVRARFYQEAQAAAALRSPNVVQILDHGVENDVPFIAMELLEGEDLAHRLERVGALDPADTARIFADVARAVRKAHDAGIVHRDLKPDNIFLALDDDREVAKVLDFGVAKTRMSGKEGIGTQAGVLIGTLPYMSPEQAQGATVDYRSDLWALGVIAFECVCGRAAITAEAPGAMILEICSDPLPVPSKVASVPVPPAFDEWFMQACSRDPNGRFASATAMVDALRDALLPPSDAQEGGRASVSSIPGGAGTASPSVPPMSAAPLSAAPLSAAPLSGPPISTSPLSVSPGGSVASRPGLYDEAGADSRPRRRIPVPAVALGLAASVLCGVLFIGWRALGDDPIPHAPPSGAAPPPGTLETPPVVVPASNPPAEANSPRGAPELAPSQDTTAAATSTPAPRAGSALDASAPAAAASSAQAAPARPGKAAPSSPRPRSAAPPAASSATRPRSDRLGF, from the coding sequence ATGACGACGAACGCGTTCGCGCTGGAGGGACAGGTGCTGGTCGGCCGATATCGGCTGCTCCGCCCCCTCAGCTCGGGCAGCATGGGCACCGTCTGGCGCGCGGACGATCTCACGCTGGGCTCGCCGGTCGCGATCAAGATGCTCGGGCCTCTTTATGCGAAGGACGAGACGGTCCGCGCGCGCTTCTACCAGGAGGCGCAGGCGGCGGCGGCGCTCCGCAGCCCGAACGTCGTGCAGATCCTCGATCACGGCGTCGAGAACGACGTCCCCTTCATCGCGATGGAGCTCCTCGAGGGCGAGGACCTCGCGCACCGGCTCGAGCGTGTTGGCGCGCTCGATCCGGCCGATACGGCGCGCATCTTCGCCGACGTCGCGCGCGCCGTGCGCAAGGCCCACGACGCCGGCATCGTCCACCGCGACCTCAAGCCCGACAACATCTTCCTCGCCCTCGACGACGACCGGGAGGTGGCCAAGGTCCTCGATTTCGGCGTCGCCAAGACGCGCATGTCCGGCAAAGAGGGCATCGGGACGCAGGCGGGCGTGCTGATCGGGACGCTGCCGTACATGAGCCCTGAGCAGGCGCAGGGCGCGACAGTCGATTATCGGTCGGACCTCTGGGCGCTCGGGGTGATCGCGTTCGAGTGCGTGTGCGGCCGGGCGGCGATCACGGCCGAGGCGCCTGGCGCGATGATCCTCGAGATATGCAGTGATCCGCTGCCTGTCCCCTCGAAGGTGGCGTCTGTGCCCGTGCCGCCGGCGTTCGACGAGTGGTTCATGCAGGCGTGCAGCCGTGACCCGAACGGGCGGTTCGCCTCGGCGACGGCGATGGTCGACGCGCTGCGCGACGCGCTCTTGCCGCCCAGCGACGCGCAGGAGGGCGGGCGCGCCTCGGTGAGCTCGATCCCCGGGGGCGCGGGCACCGCGTCGCCCTCCGTCCCGCCGATGTCCGCCGCGCCGCTCTCCGCTGCGCCGCTCTCCGCCGCGCCGCTCTCCGGTCCGCCGATCTCGACCTCCCCGCTCTCCGTCTCGCCGGGTGGGAGCGTGGCCTCGCGGCCGGGCCTCTACGACGAGGCGGGGGCCGACTCGAGGCCTCGCCGCAGGATCCCGGTCCCGGCCGTCGCGCTCGGCCTCGCGGCTTCGGTCCTCTGCGGGGTGCTCTTCATCGGCTGGCGCGCGCTCGGCGACGATCCGATCCCGCATGCACCGCCGTCCGGCGCGGCCCCGCCGCCGGGGACGCTCGAGACACCGCCTGTCGTCGTCCCGGCGAGCAATCCGCCGGCGGAAGCGAATTCGCCCAGGGGGGCGCCCGAGCTCGCGCCTTCCCAGGACACGACGGCCGCGGCGACCTCGACGCCCGCGCCCCGCGCCGGCTCCGCGCTGGATGCCAGCGCTCCGGCCGCGGCCGCCTCCTCGGCCCAGGCGGCGCCCGCTCGCCCGGGCAAGGCCGCGCCCTCCTCGCCGCGGCCCAGGTCCGCGGCCCCGCCCGCGGCCTCCAGCGCGACGCGCCCCAGGTCCGACCGCCTCGGTTTCTGA
- a CDS encoding cyclic nucleotide-binding domain-containing protein: MALPPVLPGSIQQAESPIDRALSLALAGERDAALRWAAALVRHDPTMPSALCLCGRLLGELNRHEAAREACSTAIARAIDLENLPLAVAAARESERFGGDPGPGLDLIAGAFCRDSPRLGEGAPPPPPLPAAEAFQPLASVLTGALLLNKATEIIHDATRRLAAQTDHPGIAPQPVFSSVGRDALRALCAAFTPIWVAAGATVIEQGAARSEAYFVARGELEARRRRVDEEIILARLTNGAMFGEMALLSRAPRTGSVVATRPSIVLEVKRDAIDDIAQREPEVGLELAAYCRDRMVENLVRMSDVLRVVPEADRPALVKRFRTRTFEKNERLLVQDERPPGLFLIASGEVAVVRRDAADDARVEPLVLSTLGPGDVAGEIAMVLRRAANADVIAVHPTVTLYLPATEFMGLVEDHPAVLAQLYKLAVQRDDETTSIMAEEVSVAEDFVLI, encoded by the coding sequence ATGGCCCTCCCCCCGGTACTCCCGGGCTCGATCCAGCAGGCGGAGTCGCCGATCGACCGAGCGCTCTCGCTGGCGCTCGCGGGAGAGCGGGACGCCGCGCTGCGCTGGGCCGCTGCGCTGGTCCGGCACGACCCGACGATGCCGTCGGCGCTCTGCCTCTGCGGTCGCCTCCTCGGCGAGCTGAACCGGCACGAGGCCGCGCGCGAGGCGTGCTCCACCGCGATCGCCCGCGCGATCGACCTCGAGAACCTGCCGCTCGCCGTGGCGGCCGCGCGCGAGAGCGAGCGCTTCGGCGGCGATCCCGGGCCCGGGCTCGACCTGATCGCCGGGGCGTTCTGCCGAGACTCGCCGCGGCTCGGCGAGGGCGCGCCGCCGCCGCCGCCCCTGCCGGCCGCCGAGGCGTTCCAGCCGCTCGCCTCCGTGCTCACCGGCGCGCTCCTGCTCAACAAGGCGACGGAGATCATCCACGACGCCACGCGCAGGCTGGCCGCCCAGACCGATCACCCCGGGATCGCGCCCCAGCCGGTCTTCTCGTCCGTCGGGCGCGACGCGCTCCGCGCCCTGTGCGCCGCCTTCACGCCCATCTGGGTGGCGGCGGGGGCGACCGTGATCGAGCAGGGCGCCGCGCGCAGCGAGGCCTACTTCGTCGCGCGCGGGGAGCTCGAGGCGCGGCGCCGGCGCGTGGACGAGGAGATCATCCTCGCCCGGCTCACGAACGGCGCCATGTTCGGCGAGATGGCGCTGCTCTCTCGGGCCCCGCGCACCGGGAGCGTCGTCGCCACGCGGCCCTCCATCGTGCTCGAGGTGAAGCGCGACGCGATCGACGACATCGCGCAGCGCGAGCCCGAGGTCGGCCTGGAGCTCGCGGCCTACTGCCGGGACCGCATGGTGGAGAACCTCGTCCGGATGAGCGACGTGCTCCGCGTCGTGCCCGAGGCCGACAGGCCCGCGCTCGTGAAGCGGTTCCGCACGCGCACGTTCGAGAAGAACGAGCGGCTGCTCGTCCAGGATGAGCGCCCCCCCGGCCTGTTCCTCATCGCCTCCGGAGAGGTCGCCGTCGTCCGGCGCGACGCGGCGGACGACGCCCGCGTCGAGCCGCTCGTGCTCTCGACGCTCGGCCCCGGCGACGTCGCCGGCGAGATCGCGATGGTCCTCCGCCGCGCGGCGAACGCCGATGTGATCGCCGTCCACCCCACCGTGACGCTGTACCTTCCGGCCACCGAGTTCATGGGTCTGGTCGAGGATCACCCGGCCGTGCTGGCGCAACTCTACAAGCTCGCGGTCCAGCGCGACGACGAGACCACGAGCATCATGGCCGAGGAGGTCTCCGTGGCCGAGGACTTCGTGTTGATCTAG
- a CDS encoding dienelactone hydrolase family protein has product MSEKVSFPAKDGSSATGEIVWPKQGDKSPAVVLIQEWWGVNDHIRSLLDRLADAGFIALAPDLYHGKTTKDATEANRLMVELDKPRALAEIAGAVRFLSAHERSTGKVGVIGFCMGGALSFAAAATIPELAAAVPFYGIPSPAPDYARVKAPILAHFAARDGWATPAAAEAIQKELAAHGQSMELHVYDADHAFVNDTRPEVYAPEAAKLAWERSIAFLKQHLG; this is encoded by the coding sequence ATGTCCGAAAAGGTTTCGTTCCCCGCGAAGGACGGGTCCTCGGCGACCGGCGAGATCGTCTGGCCGAAGCAGGGGGACAAGTCGCCTGCCGTCGTCCTGATCCAGGAGTGGTGGGGTGTGAACGACCACATCCGCTCTCTGCTCGACCGGCTCGCCGATGCCGGGTTCATCGCCCTCGCGCCCGACCTCTACCACGGCAAGACCACCAAGGATGCCACCGAGGCCAACCGGCTAATGGTCGAGCTCGACAAGCCGCGCGCCCTCGCGGAGATCGCCGGCGCCGTCCGCTTCCTGTCGGCGCACGAGCGGTCGACCGGCAAGGTCGGCGTCATCGGGTTCTGCATGGGCGGCGCGCTGAGCTTCGCCGCCGCGGCGACGATCCCCGAGCTCGCGGCCGCGGTGCCCTTCTATGGCATCCCGAGCCCCGCGCCCGACTATGCGCGCGTCAAGGCGCCGATCCTCGCCCACTTCGCCGCGCGCGACGGCTGGGCCACGCCGGCCGCCGCCGAGGCGATCCAGAAGGAGCTCGCCGCCCACGGCCAGTCCATGGAGCTCCACGTCTATGACGCCGACCACGCGTTCGTGAACGACACGCGCCCCGAGGTCTACGCCCCCGAGGCCGCCAAGCTCGCGTGGGAACGGAGCATCGCGTTCCTGAAGCAGCACCTCGGCTGA
- a CDS encoding aminotransferase-like domain-containing protein, whose amino-acid sequence MKRRAADTPGLISFAGGLPAPGEFPRAKLAASFVRALQNPSCPALQYGWPEGDEDLRAWIAGQLRRRGAQVARDDVIVTSGAQQAVSLAAQLLLRGPRARTGVDRESYPGALDLFRELGATVVDDGSHVDAYYLMPAVSNPRGRKLSRSDRARVLSTLRPIIEDDAYADLSFDGAAPRPLLAEAPDRVFHVGTFSKTLCPGLRIGWLVPPRSLRAEILQLKQSDDLQAASLPQAVLEDYLRTENFDQRLVRLREFYGRRADRMERALRRHLPGWRFDPPTGGFAIWVEPDAEPNEAFLLAAAIEHGVAFDPGSLFRAHGAVSPFALRLCFSSVACDEDLDEGVRRLARCWAEVA is encoded by the coding sequence TTGAAGCGGCGGGCCGCGGACACGCCTGGGCTCATCAGCTTCGCGGGCGGGCTGCCCGCCCCGGGCGAGTTCCCGCGCGCGAAGCTCGCGGCCTCGTTCGTTCGCGCCCTTCAGAACCCCAGCTGCCCGGCGCTCCAGTACGGCTGGCCCGAGGGCGACGAGGACCTCCGCGCCTGGATCGCCGGGCAGCTGCGCCGGCGCGGCGCCCAGGTGGCTCGCGACGACGTCATCGTGACCAGCGGCGCACAGCAGGCCGTGTCCCTCGCCGCGCAGCTGCTGCTCCGCGGACCGCGCGCCAGGACCGGCGTCGACCGCGAGAGCTACCCCGGCGCGCTCGATCTGTTCCGGGAGCTCGGCGCGACGGTCGTCGATGACGGCAGCCACGTCGATGCCTATTACCTCATGCCCGCCGTCTCCAACCCGCGTGGACGCAAGCTGTCGCGCAGCGATCGAGCCAGGGTCCTCTCGACCCTGCGGCCCATCATCGAGGACGACGCTTACGCGGATCTGTCCTTTGACGGCGCCGCCCCGCGACCGCTCCTCGCCGAAGCGCCCGATCGCGTGTTCCACGTCGGGACGTTCTCGAAGACGCTCTGCCCCGGGCTCCGCATCGGCTGGCTCGTGCCCCCGCGCTCGCTCCGGGCCGAGATCCTCCAGCTGAAGCAATCCGACGACCTGCAGGCAGCCAGCCTGCCGCAGGCCGTCCTGGAAGACTACCTCCGCACAGAAAACTTCGATCAGCGGCTCGTTCGCCTGCGGGAGTTCTACGGCCGCCGCGCCGACCGGATGGAGCGGGCGCTCCGGAGGCACCTGCCCGGCTGGCGGTTCGACCCCCCCACCGGCGGCTTCGCGATCTGGGTCGAGCCCGACGCCGAGCCGAACGAGGCCTTCCTCCTGGCCGCCGCCATCGAGCACGGCGTCGCCTTCGACCCGGGCTCGCTGTTCCGGGCCCACGGCGCCGTGAGCCCGTTCGCCCTCCGGCTCTGCTTCTCCTCGGTGGCGTGCGACGAGGACCTCGACGAGGGCGTGCGCCGCCTCGCGCGGTGCTGGGCCGAGGTCGCGTAG